AGCTCACCCCACCACCTCCCCAGCAACCTGGATGGCCGCATCGCCAGCCTCCCTTCAGTTCCAGGCCTTCCCTGCCCAACACTCCCTTCCATAAGCAGACCAAGCCCCTGGAGGCTATGACATGGCTGCCGCCTCCAACAACAAGTCTCCCCCCCGCCCTCTGTGTGAGACCCTCTGCCCCCAGGCTCCATGCCTCAGTCCCATCCCCCACACTTACCCAGCTCAGTGCAAAGAGTGGTCCCTGTCTGGAGACCTGAAAGCTGACATCTCACagatggagagaagaggaaggtgaCAGGGTGAATCTGTCTTCAGGTCCAGATTCGTCCACTTGATTTCTAGCATGGGACATTTTGGACTGGCATACCTAAAGGGTAGTGAAGTAGCACAAGGTTAAGCTCTGGCCCCTCCTATCCCATCCTCCCTTCTCTTGCCCTGCACAAACCTAACCCAACTCCTAACTCACCCTGCCTGCTGTGTGTGGGAGGGTTCAGGGACAGGTGTCTGGACTCTGACCCAAAGAGGCTCTAGGACCAAGGGAGGGAGAAAATGCCCAAGTTTTCAAAGATGGAAACTTCAGTTAGGTAACTACCATGCTTCAAGGTCCCTGGGGTTGGTCCTCAAAGTTACCCCAATTACTTCCTTTCTCACTTCTCTGGGGCAACTCTGGTGCCCCAAGTGGCCTTGACTGAAAAAGTACAACTTCAGTTTGGGTAGCCTTGTCGGCTATAAAGTTAGACCCGAGGTTCTTCATCAGCTGTGACCCCTAGCTAAATCCTCAACTTATCCCCCTGAGAGAAAGATGACATAGCTCCCaaactagtcttttttttttttttttttttttaagtaaaacatgTGTCAGGGACTGCTGGGTACTGGGGACAGAATACAGAGCATGCCTGCCCTGAGAGTTATTAATCAaatagaagaaatggacacatgGGCGATTATAACATCCAAAGTTTTGAGAGGATGACCTGGAGGGAGAGTTCATTACCATGTCTTTATGAAGGGATTATAGAGGATTTTTGTTGCCCCAAAGTCCTAACAAACTTACCAACTCTGTTTTGTACGATCAGGCTGCCAGGACGGATTTCTGTGGGCAACCCAGTATTCACCTTGTGGCACCACCTTCCGTAAGTTTCTGATATAAATCTGAGAAATCTGAAGGGAGATTAAGAGACCAGAGGTGTGTGAGGAGTGCTGGGAAATATTGGAATAGGGGGAGAGAGGGGGTGTCAAGAAGAGGGGAAGGAAATACTAGAGAGGCTATGAGCTTCAGCAAGAGGACTGTACCCAACCTTGGTGCATGACATTGCCTCATCAGTGACCATCCCCACACCCTTCAAGTGCCACCCTGCAGATACAAGCTGACCTCTCATtacacatgtatgcatgcataccCACATGCACATGCTGGGTAAGAATTTCTGCCAGCCTGTGAAGAGTCATTCTGTGGACGGTTCTTGTCACAGGAGCCATTCCCTACAATCCAGTGCACCAGGTATGGAACCTGTCTGCCTGGGAGACCATGAGAGTCAAAGAACCTGTTGAGCAGCCCAGAACTGACCAGAAAGCTGAGATGAGAAACAGGTTAAAGTAAAGATGCCTTGTAAGTTTCAACTCTCATGCCAGCCCTAATCAGTAGGTAGGGCCACCTGGAGCTCTGTGCTGAGAGGCTGCACAGTGCCATCCCTGACTCAGTGACATATGTCCCTTTACCCAACAGAACCCACTACAGTCTTTGAATAGGGGTTTGCTTACTGCATATGGATGAAAACTGTCGTTGATTTTGGCCAAATCAGAAGACAGAGATTTACAGTGGCTTTGGCTTTCCATCCAATTTCTCTTAGTAACTGAGATGTAAAAGCAACTCCTCTCATTCTGTATCCATCCCAAGGGACAGCAGGAATctaaaaagcagaaagagagtgACAGCACTGCGCTGTCCAGACCCAGGAGGGGGATCTCAACATTCAGCGATCTGGCTGCTAACAATATTCCCTGGAGTGGAACTGATCTGGTCCTTAAACCctgtaatctttttttcttcgACTACCCTGGAAATGCCATACCTGTGCATACTTAGTGAAAGCCTTTGACATTCAACAATTTTACTCCTTAAAAACCTGGGAggtttggatttccctggtggcacagtggataagaatctgcctgccagttcaggggacatgggttcaatccctggtctgggaagattctgcatgccacagaacaactaagtccatgccctagagcccacaagccCTGAGCCCACAACTAgtaagcccacgtgctgcaactactgaagcctgagaatacctagagcccatgccctgcaacaagagagacactgcaatgagaagcttatGCGATGAAGAGTAGTCCCTGGTCTCTGCAACTAgcgaaagcccacacagcaatgtagacccagcacagccaaaaaccaatcaatcaatcaatcaatttttttccaatctggGAGGCTTATTTGAAAAGGGCTGGTGGTACTATCCCCAATTTCTGAACAATTGCAGTCTACTCCCCATTTTGGTTAACCTTACCTGGGTCCCCAATAAACAAGTGATCAATGGGCCTCCCATTCATCTCACTGAGCTCCCTAAGGCATTCCCCAGCATATATTCAAAACTTCCCCTCATTCCTCAAGCTGCTAGCCACTAGCTTCCCCTCCAGTCTTCCACAAGTTGACAACCTTGCTTCCTGCTTTGTTGAAGTTGTCAGACACTTGACGTGTGAACTCTCACCATTTTCCTCCTCTCCATCTCAAAATatgtctcttttctctcctcctgacTATTGGTCAGAAATAAACCTCCCTCTTTCTTTAATATCCGACACCCTAGTCTGTGCTCCTGATCCCAACCCACCTCTCTCTGCTGCTTTGTCCCATCCATCCTACCTCCCCAAAAATCATTCCTTCCCCTCAAATTCCCTCTCTTCTGGCCATATTTTCTCATCCCCACCCAGCTACTCCCTTGAGTTACTGTCCCACAGCAACTTAAAGGAATATAGAAGTCAGTGTGGCCAAATGAACGAGGGTGAGGGGATGAGTGGCACGCTGAAAGGTAGGTAGGGGCCATGGGGACCAGAttgagaattttttatttttatgttatgagCAAGAGAAAGTCAATGTAAGGTTTTACATTGAGGCATTTTGTTCTCTGGCTGTATCCCAAGTGCCTGGGCACAGTGCTGGACACAGAGTATGTATTCCATAACTTTTGATGTAATTAATTAACTGACATGATCTTAGCTGGAATGACATgatcagatttttgtttttaaaggatcaCCCTGGCTGCAACATGAAAAGTGGATTTGGAGGAGGGATGTTTAGAGAAAACATTCAGCAAGCCATTGCAGTTATCCTTGCAAGAGATGAGGATGGACAAAAATGCAAATGGATACACAGAACTGGTggtggaaaacagagaaaattccTCTCTGGCAGAGTAGGGCCATCTGCTGAGAGGGTAGTGGGGTACGGAGAGCTAGTAGTGTGGGGTCCCACCAGACGTTGAGACTCGAGTTTTGTGGCACCAAGCAGAATGACTGCACAACTTGTCACCCCTGGGTGCAGGCATGTGTGTTCATCCAGAGTTGAGATATTGCCAGTCAGATAAACCAGAAGGACACTGGAACCAAGGAGTGAGTGGGGTGGCTGAAGTAAGGGGACAGGCCCTCAAATCAAGATTGGGAGAGAAAGAAGTGAAGACAGGTGATGGCTGATGAGAAGGGAGGAAACAGGGGAGCCAGCAGGTAGAAGGCCTCTGTGAGACTGAAGAAGTGTGGGGACCCGCTGTGGTCAGAGCAAAGATCTGAGCCGTCCTTTCAGTGGAAGTGTGGTTTGAGATGCTGAGGTCTAGGTTCAGCTGTGGGGATGGGGGATGGCAGTGGGGGTGGGCAGTACTGGCATGAAAAGTGAGGCTTGTAGAGAATGAGAAGGTTAAAGAAACCAGGGCTGCAGGTGTCTGTACATAATCTCTTTGTTTAAAGCTTTGGGGCAGTATCCAGATATCCCTGCACTAGACAGAGCCTAACCTCTAGACAACCAGTCCACAAGCAGTCCTGTCCTCTCGGGCAGGGGACCCTCCCTCAACCTCAGCCTACTTTGGCAGACCTTCTGTGTGTCCCCCTCCTTCATCCTCACATACTGCTGCTCTCCTCCTTTCAAAAGGGATGAGCAATTCCACCCTAGTTTACTGCCCTCCAAGCTCTCTGAGAGAGCCTCAGCTGCCTTGCCCCAACTCCAGACTGTACCACAACCATCAGTAATTCTTAATCTTTGGGGGAAGCTCAGTTATAACAAGAATTAAGTAAAGCTATAGTTcctctctcggagaaggcaatggcaccccactccagtactcttgcctggaaaatcccatggacggaggagcctggtaggctgcagtccatggggtcgctaagagtcggacatgactgagcaacttcactttcacttttcacttttatgcattggagaaggaaatggcaacccactccagtgttcttgcctggagaatcaggggaggggagcctggtgggctgccgtctatggggtcgcagagtcggacacaactgaagtgacttagcagaataGGTCCTCTCTATAGAAAAACATGTGAACAATCAATTTCATATCCAAATTCAGGGAGTTTCCAGATCCTTGACACTGATATGCCCTGAGCCCTGAGATGAGCCAGATAAGCCCTGAGCTTGCTGCTCTGTATCATTTGCACTGCTggctgccaccctcttctccccaagAGGATCCCACCTTAGagctggatgaaagtgaaagtcagtcgtgtccgactctttgccaccccatggactatacagtccgtggaattctccaggccagaatactggagtggatagcctttcccttctccaggggaccttcccaacccagggatcaaaccctaaaTCCAGTAGGTGGCTAGATCCTTCCCCCTGCTGGCCAAGGATGCACAACTCATGTCCATGTCAGCCAGCACTCTGGCTCACCACCCCTTTCCTGAACaactcaatggcaccccaatAGGTAGACAGACCCCTCTCTTCAATCCATCCGTCATGGCAggtcctcccctctctcctttcccagaGCAGATACCTGGGGAGGAGCACTTGAAGAAGGGCTGTAGTCTTTCCCGCATACTGTTCAGCCTCTGCTCCAAGTTCATCCTCTCTGTCTCCTTATTTCTCAAGGCCTCTTTCGTCTTCTCTCCGTCAGACTGGCAGGCCTGCAACTGCTGTCTGGTAGCCTGGCCAGCCTTCTGTTCCACCTGTAGTGTTTCCTGACTCTGGGCCAGCTTCCTCCTGGATCCCTGCAAAtcctcttccctctgccccagCTGGGTTATCTTCTGGCTCAGCTGCTGCCTCAGGCTGCTGTTGGTGGCTTCCAGAACCCTGTTCATTTGCTGGAGCTGCCGAGACACCTGCAGATCTGTTTGGCCATAAAGAGAGATTCAGGACATCATCAGCCATGCCCTGGTAACCCgaggcttcagcatcagtcccttttCTGCTTCTTGCAAGTTTGCCCTAACAGGCTGGAACGGAATTTAAGCTCTGACCGCCTAAAGCTTCAGGGGGCACTGGGTTAGGTCAGGACAATCTAGGAAGTCACTGCGCTCTGAAAACAGACCTGGCTAGTAACCAGCCCAAGGCTGAGGCTGTGATGGTAGTGACTCCCGCCCTGCTGAGGAAGGGCAGCTGTTGGGGAGAGTCGGGGAGAACGTTCTTCCGGGTAAGTGGAAAACCAGGGGCAGCCATACTCACAGCGCACTCCCAGGCAGGTGGCAGCCACCCCGCACAGCAGGCAGGTGAGGAGCAGGCCCAGAACCAGGTACCGCATGCAGGCTGCATGGCCTTAGGGAGACAgcgggttgggggggggggcgggggtgcagTGAGCCCCACGAAAATTGACAGACCGAGGGGTTGGGGAGAGGGTGGAGATTCGCGGGAAAAAGCATCCCGCGAAGGACGTGGAACACTAGCTGGGCAGCGGGAGGCGCGGGCAGGGCTGGGAGCACCGGGTACTCACACCAGAGAATCCGCCCGGCAGCTGGTGACGTCACGGGGCTCCAGGCAGCTGTTGGCTGCTCCGACTGGGCCCCTGCGGAAGGGAGAGACTCCTGTGAAGGTGGGAAAGCCCAGGAAATGCCCCTTCTTCCCACTCCTACCCGCTCCACCGCGCCGAGACTCCAGTCTGTCCTAAGGTGCCTTCAGCCGCCGCTCGGGGCCACCCTTAGCGCTCTCCGGAGCTCCTCATCTCCCCTGGGGCTTCCGTGCCAGTCCTGGGTCTTACCTTATCCTTTCCCCGGGGACCCTCTATAATCCTTCAGGGTCTCCCTTGATCTTTCCCTCTGGGGCCACTCATCTGCCTGCCAAAACCCTCTCCCCAGGAGTGCTCTCccttctgcccccttccctctcttctctcccctctccctaggGACTCCCATTTCCCACTGGAGCTCTGCACCCAACAGGGCTGCCCTGATCCCTCCATAGAGCCCTCACTCCCCACTGGAAGCTTTATTCTTCCTTGGCTCCCGTGATTGGTCCTCATTCTCTTCCTGAGAACCCCCATCCTTTCTCCAAGGATACTGTCCTCCCAAGAATGCTGTGGACTCCCCCAACTCAAAACACAGCCCCTCACAAACACGCATCCCCCAGGCTCCCCAGACCTGCTTTATCCCGAAATCCAGAGGAGGCCAAGCTTGAGGGTCCTCCTGTGCCTGGAGGCACATTCTCATAGGTGAGTTCACCATCTTCATCAGTCTCTGGGtctggagaggagaggaaaggtggGATCAGGATGGGGGtctgtggggtgggagtggggtccTGAAGGAGGATGGAGCTGCAGGATCAAGGAGCCGCTGCAGCTGCCCTTACCATGTCCTAGCCGGCTGGAGTTGCTCTTCTTCAGGGGAGCCTTCACAAACCGCAGGTCTGCATAGGTGATGGCCTCAGCCATGGTCCTGGGCACCTCTGCTCCCACTGGTCCCCCTCCTCGTCCACCGCCCTGGGGCTACCCTGACGctctccctctgccccctccccttgACCCCTTCAAACGATGAGGCTCTGTGTTGCCTCTGTGACTGACGGCTTCACGCCTTGCCCTGTGACTTCCAGTCACAAAAGAGGAAGATGTGAACCCGTTTCAGATAGATGGGCTCAGTGAAGCAAGTGGCATCCCTGAGCCCTGGgcagaggggcagaggaggggagacTGAGGTCCAGAGCAGGGGG
This portion of the Bubalus bubalis isolate 160015118507 breed Murrah chromosome 3, NDDB_SH_1, whole genome shotgun sequence genome encodes:
- the CD72 gene encoding B-cell differentiation antigen CD72, producing MAEAITYADLRFVKAPLKKSNSSRLGHDPETDEDGELTYENVPPGTGGPSSLASSGFRDKAGAQSEQPTAAWSPVTSPAAGRILWCHAACMRYLVLGLLLTCLLCGVAATCLGVRYLQVSRQLQQMNRVLEATNSSLRQQLSQKITQLGQREEDLQGSRRKLAQSQETLQVEQKAGQATRQQLQACQSDGEKTKEALRNKETERMNLEQRLNSMRERLQPFFKCSSPDSCCPLGWIQNERSCFYISVTKRNWMESQSHCKSLSSDLAKINDSFHPYAISQIYIRNLRKVVPQGEYWVAHRNPSWQPDRTKQSWYASPKCPMLEIKWTNLDLKTDSPCHLPLLSICEMSAFRSPDRDHSLH